The following proteins come from a genomic window of Pyxidicoccus sp. MSG2:
- a CDS encoding phosphatase PAP2 family protein: MLVLTSDSQLPVAAPADVNSEAYKAELAAIKDAQSKLTEKQRKAIAYWSGGGVLRWNQILRELVARYNLQPAPKADGSYPAPDAENPFADPGFPFANPPYAARAYSYVAVAQYEALKAAWHYKYLYNRPAPHQVDGSIQALRPATELPAYPSEDALLSGVSAEMLKVLFPAAVEHITLKAAEQRNAALWSGMASASDLAAGVALGKAVADEMKRRAAGDGMSKAAGTKADWQKLEDDCAARDEIPWISREVPMRPPMLPFFGQVKAWSMTKEEIESARPPRPYSTSSEEMKKETEEVKWYADNVTRERLAIVHKWADGAGTYTPAGHWNDIAAEYVRDARFSEVRAARAFALLNMALHDAAVGCWDTKYHYFTPRPSQMNLTIKTCTGIPNFPSFTSGHSTFSGSAATVLSYLFPNQSEFFHEQAKEASDSRLFAGIHFRADIEMGLEHGKVIGGHIVTLALTDGADDAH; the protein is encoded by the coding sequence ATGCTCGTGCTGACCAGCGACAGCCAGCTTCCCGTTGCGGCGCCTGCAGACGTGAACTCCGAGGCCTACAAGGCCGAGCTTGCCGCCATCAAGGATGCACAGAGCAAGCTAACCGAAAAGCAGCGCAAGGCCATCGCGTACTGGAGTGGAGGCGGCGTCCTGCGGTGGAACCAGATTTTGCGAGAACTGGTGGCGCGCTACAATCTGCAGCCCGCCCCAAAGGCGGATGGCAGCTATCCGGCGCCGGACGCGGAGAACCCATTCGCGGACCCGGGCTTTCCCTTCGCCAACCCTCCGTATGCGGCCCGGGCCTATAGCTATGTGGCCGTGGCCCAATACGAGGCTCTGAAGGCGGCATGGCACTACAAGTACCTGTACAACAGGCCCGCCCCCCACCAAGTAGATGGTTCCATCCAGGCCTTGCGGCCAGCGACCGAGCTGCCGGCCTACCCTTCCGAGGATGCGCTGCTCTCAGGAGTATCCGCAGAGATGTTGAAGGTGCTGTTCCCGGCTGCGGTAGAGCACATCACCTTGAAGGCTGCCGAACAGCGCAATGCGGCGCTTTGGTCGGGGATGGCTAGCGCCAGTGACCTGGCCGCAGGAGTAGCACTGGGCAAGGCCGTAGCAGATGAGATGAAGCGGCGCGCGGCCGGCGATGGGATGAGCAAGGCAGCCGGTACGAAGGCGGACTGGCAGAAGCTCGAAGACGATTGCGCGGCGCGCGACGAGATACCATGGATCAGCAGGGAGGTGCCTATGCGGCCCCCCATGCTCCCATTCTTCGGCCAAGTGAAGGCATGGAGCATGACCAAGGAGGAGATCGAGAGCGCGCGCCCGCCACGTCCCTATTCAACCTCTTCAGAGGAGATGAAGAAGGAGACGGAGGAGGTGAAGTGGTACGCGGACAACGTCACTCGCGAGCGCCTCGCCATCGTGCACAAGTGGGCAGATGGCGCCGGGACATATACTCCAGCGGGTCATTGGAATGACATCGCCGCGGAATACGTCCGGGACGCGCGCTTCAGCGAGGTGCGGGCGGCCCGTGCCTTTGCCCTACTCAATATGGCATTGCATGACGCGGCCGTGGGCTGCTGGGACACGAAGTACCACTACTTCACCCCGCGGCCGTCACAGATGAATCTCACCATCAAGACCTGCACCGGCATCCCCAACTTTCCTTCGTTCACATCGGGGCACTCGACGTTCTCGGGGTCGGCAGCCACAGTGCTCTCCTATCTGTTCCCAAACCAGAGCGAGTTCTTTCATGAGCAGGCCAAAGAGGCTTCCGACTCGCGATTGTTCGCGGGCATTCACTTTCGCGCGGACATCGAGATGGGTTTGGAGCATGGTAAGGTCATTGGTGGTCACATCGTGACCCTCGCGTTGACCGATGGAGCAGATGACGCACACTGA
- a CDS encoding efflux RND transporter permease subunit, with product MLRISTRHPWLVVALTLCLTVGLGAFIPRVGLRLDARSLLPVDEEALRESEQLAARFEARDFVVLGLLSPERGIYTPSSLARLRRLGTGLEELEGIVPGSVQSLATAMNLSTEGGILDVIPVLGPGDALDVTGAERVRRSVQALGLDGGILVSADGRAAALYAEVRPEADRYLLAERLQALARLESQDRDSVHVGGNALAQAELGRAAAVDLLRLMPAVVGALLVLLLLAYRHPVPALASLLEVGLSLVCTTGLMGLTGNSVFVTTLIFPVVLLAVGISDDVYAMDCFLSEWMRGTRPVEEAVRAGFGAAVRPILISTVTTLAGLLSLLATRLEPLRIFGLFGAVALGLSSLLTFTFVPALLVLCGRWLRGAQPSRSLARGRGGLSLALGMPGLRRPLAVLGITTVAGLGAALLCTRVQVNDSWVGNLPEASELARASGVLDRHLAGATVLELEWATDRPGGFADPEAFAALNAAGRRLASLADVGAVHGVHEDVPRVLAALRGVSTATYQECLLTQARGPSSADLEQALVLLETASPGRFHHYLADGARRSRMSVFLRSADASRIDKVLWEVAALAAPGREAELLYVAPFGDGWISQLAVRLLVSGQVRAILLAAFINLLLLVVALRSLRLALAASLPTVLAILAVFGFLGATDTPIGIASSLFASIGLGIGVDYAIHVISHYQSHRNAEPSAPDAMRRALAGAGPAILTSATAVSGAMLVLMSSQSPPNRMLGLLVCLCLGVSAVLTLVLVPAFTSFLDRSR from the coding sequence GTGCTCCGAATCTCTACCCGTCATCCCTGGCTCGTCGTCGCGCTCACGCTTTGCCTGACGGTGGGGCTGGGAGCGTTCATCCCGAGGGTGGGGCTGAGGCTGGACGCACGCTCGCTGCTGCCGGTGGATGAGGAGGCGCTGCGGGAGAGCGAACAGCTCGCGGCGCGCTTCGAGGCGCGAGACTTCGTCGTGCTGGGGTTGCTCAGCCCGGAGCGCGGCATCTACACGCCCTCCTCGCTGGCACGCCTGCGGCGGCTGGGCACCGGACTGGAGGAACTGGAAGGCATCGTCCCAGGCTCGGTACAGAGCCTGGCGACGGCGATGAACCTGAGCACGGAAGGCGGAATACTGGATGTGATTCCGGTGCTGGGGCCTGGAGACGCGCTGGACGTGACGGGCGCGGAGCGGGTGCGCCGGAGCGTGCAGGCGCTGGGGCTGGACGGCGGCATCCTGGTGTCTGCGGACGGCCGGGCCGCGGCCCTCTACGCAGAGGTGCGGCCGGAGGCGGACCGGTACCTGCTGGCCGAGCGGCTCCAGGCGCTCGCACGGCTAGAGAGCCAGGATCGCGACTCGGTGCACGTCGGAGGCAATGCGCTGGCGCAGGCGGAGCTGGGCAGGGCCGCCGCGGTGGACCTGCTTCGGCTGATGCCCGCTGTCGTCGGGGCCCTGCTCGTCCTGCTGCTGCTGGCCTACCGTCACCCCGTGCCCGCGCTCGCATCCCTGCTGGAGGTGGGCCTGTCGCTCGTGTGCACCACCGGCCTGATGGGGCTCACGGGCAACTCCGTCTTCGTCACCACCCTCATCTTCCCCGTGGTCCTGCTGGCCGTCGGTATCTCGGATGACGTCTACGCGATGGACTGCTTCCTCAGTGAGTGGATGCGAGGAACCCGGCCTGTGGAGGAGGCGGTGCGGGCGGGGTTCGGCGCGGCGGTGCGCCCCATCCTCATCAGCACCGTCACCACGTTGGCGGGGCTGCTGTCGCTGCTGGCCACGCGTTTGGAGCCGCTGCGCATCTTCGGCCTCTTTGGGGCCGTGGCGCTCGGGCTTTCCTCGCTCCTCACCTTCACGTTCGTGCCCGCGCTCCTGGTGCTGTGCGGCCGGTGGCTGCGTGGCGCGCAGCCCTCGCGCAGCCTGGCGAGGGGACGGGGCGGGCTTAGCCTGGCGCTGGGCATGCCGGGGCTGCGCCGGCCCCTGGCCGTGCTTGGCATCACCACGGTGGCGGGGCTGGGGGCAGCCCTGCTGTGCACGCGCGTGCAGGTCAATGACAGCTGGGTGGGCAACTTGCCCGAGGCCAGCGAGCTGGCCCGCGCCAGCGGGGTGCTGGACAGGCATCTGGCGGGCGCTACCGTGTTGGAACTGGAGTGGGCGACGGACAGGCCCGGCGGCTTCGCGGACCCGGAGGCCTTCGCCGCGCTCAATGCTGCAGGGCGGCGCCTAGCCTCGCTCGCGGACGTGGGGGCGGTCCACGGCGTCCACGAGGACGTGCCCCGGGTCCTCGCCGCGCTGCGAGGGGTGAGCACCGCGACGTACCAGGAATGCCTCCTCACGCAGGCGCGAGGCCCCAGCAGCGCGGACCTGGAGCAGGCGCTGGTGCTGCTGGAGACGGCCTCGCCCGGGCGCTTCCATCACTACCTGGCCGACGGCGCGCGACGCTCCCGCATGTCCGTGTTCCTCCGCTCGGCGGACGCCAGCCGGATCGACAAGGTGCTGTGGGAAGTGGCGGCGCTGGCCGCTCCCGGGCGGGAGGCCGAGCTGCTGTACGTCGCGCCCTTCGGGGACGGGTGGATCAGCCAGCTCGCGGTGCGGTTGCTGGTCTCCGGCCAAGTGCGCGCCATCCTGCTGGCCGCGTTCATCAACCTTCTGCTGCTCGTCGTAGCGCTGCGCTCGCTCCGGCTGGCCCTGGCCGCCAGCCTCCCTACGGTGCTGGCCATCCTGGCCGTCTTCGGCTTCCTGGGCGCCACGGATACCCCGATAGGGATCGCCAGCTCCCTCTTCGCCTCCATAGGTCTGGGCATCGGGGTGGACTACGCCATCCACGTCATTTCCCACTACCAATCCCACCGCAACGCCGAGCCTTCCGCGCCGGACGCCATGCGGCGGGCGCTTGCTGGGGCGGGGCCCGCCATCCTCACCAGCGCGACCGCCGTATCGGGCGCCATGCTGGTGCTGATGTCGTCCCAGTCTCCGCCCAACCGGATGCTCGGGCTGCTCGTGTGCCTGTGCCTGGGAGTCTCCGCGGTCCTCACGCTGGTGCTCGTCCCCGCCTTCACCTCCTTCCTGGATCGTTCCCGGTGA
- a CDS encoding outer membrane lipoprotein-sorting protein produces the protein MRHLLLSPFRFLTWVLLCGMAAAAAPPPVHRPLNALALVKECNARDLGATGWRSVTLEMHTGGRVTRTLKIANLWQDTAGGLRTLFLLEGPGGLRGTSYLLTEPGPAGLPMQVHLYLPAGEGRVLEIAPRLHDDGLLGSDFGYRDLLWRLPEHAFTWTRAGESMALGRRTHLLDAVPSGPELVASLPWVRLRYHVAEELRMVVGIDYFRAGETAPAKTVRVEALEQRDGVWTPTRIVASRGGGSTSVLTLRGARFHLPALPARHFVPESLPGFAEALRGGTSEQLLTQTAEASP, from the coding sequence GTGAGACATCTCCTTCTCAGTCCCTTCCGCTTCCTCACCTGGGTCCTGCTGTGCGGCATGGCCGCCGCCGCGGCGCCCCCGCCCGTGCACAGGCCCCTGAACGCGTTGGCGCTCGTGAAGGAGTGCAACGCGCGCGATCTGGGCGCCACTGGATGGCGCAGCGTCACGCTGGAGATGCATACAGGCGGCCGAGTGACGCGCACGCTCAAGATCGCCAACCTCTGGCAGGACACCGCAGGCGGCCTGCGCACACTCTTCCTTCTGGAAGGGCCTGGCGGCCTGCGCGGGACGAGCTACCTGCTCACGGAGCCCGGCCCCGCCGGCCTGCCCATGCAGGTCCACCTCTACCTGCCCGCAGGCGAGGGGCGGGTGCTGGAGATCGCCCCACGGCTGCATGATGACGGGCTGCTCGGCTCGGACTTCGGCTACCGGGACCTGCTCTGGCGCTTGCCCGAGCACGCCTTCACGTGGACCCGGGCCGGCGAGTCGATGGCTCTGGGCCGGCGCACGCACCTGCTGGACGCGGTGCCCTCGGGCCCGGAGCTGGTGGCCAGTCTGCCCTGGGTACGTCTCCGCTACCATGTGGCGGAGGAGCTGCGCATGGTCGTGGGAATCGACTACTTTCGCGCGGGGGAGACGGCGCCCGCGAAGACGGTGCGCGTGGAGGCGCTGGAGCAGCGGGACGGCGTGTGGACGCCGACCCGCATCGTCGCTAGCCGTGGCGGAGGGAGCACCTCCGTCCTGACCCTGCGGGGCGCGCGCTTCCATCTGCCGGCGCTGCCCGCCCGGCACTTCGTCCCGGAGTCTCTACCGGGCTTCGCGGAGGCCCTGCGCGGCGGCACGTCGGAGCAACTCCTCACGCAGACTGCGGAGGCCTCGCCATGA
- a CDS encoding acyl-CoA thioesterase, whose protein sequence is MQAFEFKHTVGFEETNLVGNVYYVNHLRWQGRCREMFLREHVPSIIEELGRSLSLVTTRCSCEYLDELRAFDDLLIEMRLGGLSQNRVAMRFDYYRLKDGRRELVARGEQQIACMAKKEEGMVPEPFPLALRKAFEAYAG, encoded by the coding sequence ATGCAGGCGTTTGAGTTCAAGCACACCGTGGGGTTCGAGGAGACGAATCTCGTGGGCAATGTCTATTACGTGAACCATCTGCGCTGGCAGGGCCGCTGCCGGGAGATGTTCCTGCGCGAGCACGTGCCCTCCATCATTGAGGAACTAGGGCGGAGCCTCTCCCTGGTGACGACACGTTGCTCGTGCGAGTACCTCGACGAATTGCGCGCCTTTGACGACCTGCTCATCGAGATGCGCCTGGGCGGACTCTCACAGAACCGCGTGGCCATGCGCTTCGACTACTACCGGCTCAAGGACGGACGCCGCGAGCTGGTCGCCCGAGGTGAACAGCAGATAGCGTGCATGGCTAAAAAGGAGGAGGGAATGGTTCCCGAGCCCTTCCCTCTCGCGCTGCGCAAGGCCTTCGAGGCCTACGCGGGCTGA
- a CDS encoding transporter: MMPKNDFCTGFMYTHEQWSSYWEGELKRDNENIGRLTTRNLMWIGNYGLHDRVNVIAAVPYVWTRASQGTLHGMEGLQDFSLAVKGNFFKQQFEGGWFNAFAGAAFSMPMSDYAPDFYPLSLGTSTYNLSGRLTASLRLAQGWYLTGSGAYTWRSNTSLDRAAYYTDGQLFLTDDVQMPDMVDFVASVGYLQNGLQVELHYLRQNTLGGGDIRRQDMPFVSNRMNFSKVGAMISYFLPGLSGLALRGGADLTVSGRNVGASTALTAGLLYTFHLSSNAGNPGSP; this comes from the coding sequence ATGATGCCCAAGAACGATTTCTGTACGGGCTTCATGTACACGCACGAACAGTGGAGCAGCTACTGGGAAGGGGAGCTCAAGCGCGACAATGAAAATATCGGCCGGCTCACTACCCGAAACCTGATGTGGATCGGCAACTATGGCCTTCATGACCGCGTCAACGTCATCGCCGCGGTACCGTATGTATGGACAAGGGCCAGCCAGGGCACGCTCCACGGTATGGAGGGACTTCAGGACTTCTCGCTGGCGGTGAAGGGCAACTTCTTCAAACAGCAGTTCGAGGGGGGCTGGTTCAACGCATTCGCCGGTGCGGCATTCTCCATGCCCATGAGTGATTACGCGCCCGACTTCTACCCGTTGTCGCTTGGCACGAGTACATACAACCTGTCGGGGCGACTGACCGCGAGCCTTAGACTTGCTCAGGGCTGGTATCTGACGGGCTCGGGGGCGTACACGTGGCGCAGCAACACCTCGCTCGACCGGGCCGCATACTACACCGACGGCCAACTCTTCCTGACCGACGACGTGCAGATGCCTGACATGGTCGATTTCGTTGCCAGCGTTGGATACCTCCAGAATGGCTTGCAGGTGGAGCTTCACTACCTACGGCAGAACACCCTGGGTGGGGGAGACATCCGTCGGCAGGACATGCCGTTCGTCTCCAACCGCATGAACTTTTCGAAGGTCGGCGCCATGATCTCCTATTTCCTGCCTGGGCTGTCGGGCCTCGCGTTGCGCGGCGGCGCGGACCTTACCGTGTCGGGACGAAATGTCGGTGCCTCGACCGCGCTGACGGCCGGACTTCTCTACACCTTCCATCTCTCCTCAAACGCTGGCAACCCGGGTTCGCCATGA